Below is a window of Anaeromyxobacter diazotrophicus DNA.
GTACAGCGACCGCTCGAAGAACGGGACCGCCCGCGCCGCGTCGGCCCGCGACGGCACGCCGGCGAGCTTGTGGTCGTAGAGCGCCCGCAGCGCCAGCGTCGCCCGCGAGAGGAGCGGGAGGTACGCCCGGGCGCTCGCGTCGTACCCGTGAAAGGAGAAGTCCGAGACGCCGCCCAGCTGCGGCGCGGCGAACGCGGCGGCCGTGACGAAGAGGCCGCGGTGCGGCGAGAGCTCGTGGTCGCGGGTGTCGTAGAGCAGCCCGGCCTCGAAGAGCGCCACCCGCCCGCCCCGGGCCCCGGGCGGCGCGGACCGGGCGAGGAGGGCGCTCGGCTCGGGGACGCCCACGTCGAGGAAGCGCGCGCGGAGGTGCCAGCCGAAGCCGCCGAGGAACGGGCCCCGCAGCGTGGCCGCCGCGAGGAAGCGCCGGTCGTGGTACCGGTACGGCGCCGGCGGCGTGCCCGAGCCGGTCGGCACCTCGAGGCCGCCCAGCTGCGCCCCCTCGCCCCAGTACGGCATCAGCGCGTCGTCGCCGCCGTGGAGGGTCAGCCTCCACCGCAGCGGCAGGCCGAGCAGCCGCTGGTGGACCCAGGCGACGTCGGCCTGGCGCGGCCCGCGCGTCGCGTACGAGGCGGCGAGGGTGAGCGAGTCCTGCTCCCCCGGGTGCTCCGGGTCGGGCGCGTACATGAAGAGCGCCGCGCCCACCGTCAGCCCGACGTCGCTCGCGTACGAGGCGACGGGGACCCCGGCGAAGTGCCAGCGATCGACCTCGACCGGCGCCTCGAAGGCCGGCTCGCCGGCGGAGAGGACGAGCAGGAGCAGGGCCGCGGTCACCCCTCAACCATGAGGGCGAGGGGCGCGCCCGGCGAGGCGTCCCGGTGGGAGGGCCGGGCGCGCGGCGGCCGGACCACGGCCGGGCGGGCGAGCCGGGGGCCCGGGCGTGGCTAACGTCTCCTGGAACCCAAGGAGATCTGCCATGGACGCCCTCAAGCTCCTCACCCAGCAGCACGCCGAGGCCGCCGACCTGTTCGAGCGGTTCGAGAAGGCGGGGAAGAACGCACGCAAGACGAAGGAGCAGCTCTGCCAGAAGCTCGGCGACGCGCTCACCATCCACAACACCATCGAGGAGAAGATCTTCTACCCGGCGACCAAGGACGCCCGGACGGAGGAGCTGTTGCGCGAGGCGGTGGAGGAGCACCTCGCGGTGAAGCGGCTCCTCGCCGACATCCTGCAGACGGACCTCGGCGACGCTCAGTTCGACGCGAAGATGAAGGTCGCCCAGGAGCAGTTCCAGCACCACCGCCAGGAGGAGGAGAAGGAGCTCTTCCCCGTGGTGCGGAAGATGATGGAGCGCGACGAGCTCGAGCAGCTGGGCGAGGAGATGGAGCAGCTCGGGAACGAGCTCAAGCAGCAGGCGGCGCCGCGCGATCAGGTCCTGGGGGAGACCGACCACCCGGCGCACATTTGACGCTCCCGGCCGCGGGCCGGCGTTAAGACGAGGGGGTGACGGCGCGCGCCCGCGCTCCCCTGGAGCTCTTCCACCCGAGCACCCGCGCCTGGTTCGAGGGCGCGTTCGAGGCCCCGACCCCGGCGCAGGCGCTGGCCTGGCCGGCGCTCGCGCGCGGGGAGAGCACGCTCCTCCTCGCGCCGACCGGCAGCGGCAAGACGCTCGCCGCGTTCCTCGCCTGCATCGACCGGCTGGTGTTCTCGCCGGAGCCGCCGAAGCGCGAGCGGCTGCGGGTGCTCTACGTCTCGCCGCTCAAGGCGCTGGCGGTGGACGTCGAGAAGAACCTGCGCGCGCCGCTCGCCGGGGTGACGGCGGCGGCCGCCGCAGCCGGCGAGGCGCACCGCGTCCCCTCGGTGATGGTGCGCACCGGCGACACGCCGGCGCGCGACCGCGCGCGCTTCGCCCGCGCCCCCGACGACGTCCTCATCACCACCCCCGAGTCGCTCTTCCTGCTGCTCACCTCGCAGGCGCGCGAGGTGCTCCGGCACGTCGAGACGGTCATCGTGGACGAGATCCACGCGCTGGTGCCGACCAAGCGCGGCGCGCACCTGGCGCTCTCGCTGGAGCGGTTGGAGGCGCTCGCCGGCCGCCCGCTGCAGCGCGTCGGCCTCTCGGCCACCCAGCGGCCGCTCGACGAGGTGGCGCGCTTCCTGGGGGGCGCCGGGCGGCCGGTGGCCATCGTCGACGCCGGGGCGCGGAAGGCGCTCGAGCTCACCGTCGAGGTGCCGGTGGAGGACATGGCGCGGCTCGGCCAGCCCATCGAGCCCGCGGGCGGCCCCGGCGCGCAGGGGCCGGTGCGCGCCTCCCTCTGGACGGCCATCCACCCCCGGCTGCTCGAGCTGGTGCGCGCCCACCGCACCACGCTCCTCTTCGTGAACAGCCGCCGCGTGGCCGAGCGGCTGGCGGCCGCGCTCAACGAGCTCGCCGGCGAGACGCTGGTCCAGGCGCACCACGGGTCGATCGCCCGCGCCCAGCGGCTCGCCATCGAGGACAACCTCAAGGCGGGCCGGGTGCGGGGGCTCGTCGCCACGAGCTCGCTCGAGCTCGGGATCGACATGGGCTCCATCGACCTGGTGATCCAGATCGAGGCGCCGCCGTCGGTGGCGAGCGGCCTGCAGCGCATCGGCCGCGCCGGCCACCGCCTGGGCGAGGCGAGCCGGGGGGTGCTCTTCCCCAAGTTCCGCTCCGACCTCCTCGCCTGCGCCGCGCTCACCGAGGCCATGCACGAGGGGGCGGTCGAGGCGACCCGCTACCCCCGCAACCCGCTCGACGTGCTGGCGCAGCAGGTGGTGGCGATGGTGTCCCTGGAGGACCTCGAGGTCGAGGCGCTCCACGCGCTGGTGCGCCGGGCGGCGCCCTTCGCCGAGCTGTCGCGCCCGGTCTTCGAGGGGGTGCTCGACATGCTGGCCGGGCGCTACCCGTCGGACGAGCTCGCCGACCTGCGCCCGCGCATCACCTGGGACCGGCTGGCCGGCCGCCTGCGCGCCCGCGAGGGCGCCCGCGCCGTGGCCATCGCCAACGCCGGGACCATCCCCGACCGCGGCCTCTACGGCGTCTTCCTGGCGGGCGGGAAGGGCCCGGCGCGGGTGGGCGAGCTCGACGAGGAGATGGTGTTC
It encodes the following:
- a CDS encoding BamA/TamA family outer membrane protein; the encoded protein is MTAALLLLVLSAGEPAFEAPVEVDRWHFAGVPVASYASDVGLTVGAALFMYAPDPEHPGEQDSLTLAASYATRGPRQADVAWVHQRLLGLPLRWRLTLHGGDDALMPYWGEGAQLGGLEVPTGSGTPPAPYRYHDRRFLAAATLRGPFLGGFGWHLRARFLDVGVPEPSALLARSAPPGARGGRVALFEAGLLYDTRDHELSPHRGLFVTAAAFAAPQLGGVSDFSFHGYDASARAYLPLLSRATLALRALYDHKLAGVPSRADAARAVPFFERSLYEGLAYGEGLGGGGSVRGIARFRLSGDEKALGSAELRLDLFSTHLLGKLQEYGVDGGIDAGWARQPGWAAVDAAGLAAGLRLTWDHAILVRVEMGRALGGGDETLYVSFGEQF
- a CDS encoding hemerythrin domain-containing protein; this translates as MDALKLLTQQHAEAADLFERFEKAGKNARKTKEQLCQKLGDALTIHNTIEEKIFYPATKDARTEELLREAVEEHLAVKRLLADILQTDLGDAQFDAKMKVAQEQFQHHRQEEEKELFPVVRKMMERDELEQLGEEMEQLGNELKQQAAPRDQVLGETDHPAHI